In the genome of Ferrovibrio terrae, the window TCATCGGGCTGGCGCTGTTCCTCGGCAGCCTGGAATACGTACTGGAGGAAGGCACCCGCAAGGACTGGTTCGCCGACGAGGCGATGCGCTGGTTCGCGCTCGCCAGCTTCATCGGCGCGCTCGTCTTCTTCTGGCGCAGCCTGACCTATCGCAATCCCATCGTTGACCTGAAGGCCTTCCGTAATCGCAACTTCGCCACCGGCTGTCTGTTCAGCCTGACCATTGGCGTCGGCCTCTATGGCCTGGTCTACCTGCTGCCGCTCTATCTCGGCCGCGTTCAGGGCCTCAACAGCCTGCAGATCGGCGAGATCATGTTCATCACCGGCCTGGCCCAGTTCTGCTCGGCGCCGCTGGCCGGCTTCCTCGCCCGCAAGTCGCCCGATCCGCGCCCGGTGCTGGCCTTCGGCTTTGCGCTGCTGGCCGCCAGCACCTGGATGATGAGCGGCCTGACCGGCGACTGGAAATTCGACGAGCTTCTCATTCCGCAGATCATGCGCGGCGCAGCCCTGATGTTCTGCATCGTGCCGATCAACGTGATCGCGCTCGGCACACTGCCGCAGAGCGAGCTGAAAAACGCCAGCGGGCTTTACAACCTGACACGCAATCTGGGCGGCGCGTTTGGTCTGGCCGGCATCAACACGATCATGACCGAGCGCACCAACTTCCACTGGAACCGGATGGTGGATTTCATCAATCCCGGCCGCTGGGAAGTGCAGCAGTATATCGATAGCATTGCCGGCATGTTCGGCGACCGCAGCCCGGCCGACCAGACCCAGCTGGCGATCAGAATGCTGACCAACAAGGTGCAGGGCCAGGCCTATCTGATGAGCTTCATCGATGTCTTCTTCCTGCTGAGCCTGCTGTTCGCCGCCGCGGCCGTCGCCGTGGTGCTGGCGCAGAAGCCGAAGCAGACACCCGCTCCGGGAGACGCACATTGAACAAGATGTCGCCAAAACGCGGACGTCCCGTCGATCCCGCCAAGCGCGCGGCGATCCTGGATACCGCGCGCGAGCTGTTCTTCGAGCACGGCTATGGCGTCGGGCTGGAAACCATCGCCGCCCGTGCCGGCGTCTCGCGCCAGACGATCTACAATCTGTTTGAGTCGAAGGACGATCTGTTCGCCGCCATCGTGCAGGACACTTCGGGTCCGATCACGGCGGCGCTCGCCGAACTGACACCGGATGCCACGCCCCGCGACGTGCTGACCGCACTGGGCGTCAGCTTCCTGACCAAAATACTGTCTGACCGCGCCGTGCAGTTCCAGCGCCTGCTGATCGGCTCCGCAGCCAGTTTCCCGACTCTGGGCCCGACATTTTACGCCAACGGCCCGGGCCGGGGTCTGGCGCGCCTCGCCGCCTATCTCGACCGCGAGACCAGTGCCAAACGGCTGGCAGTCAGCGATCCGGTGCTGGCCGCCGAGCAGTTCTTCGGCATGCTGATGGGCCACCGCAGCATGCGGCGCACGCTGCGCATCGACGGCGAGATGCCGGCCGAGGAAATCCGCCGCCGCGTCGATGCCGCGGTCAGCGCCTTCCTGCGCGCCTACAGTCCTTAGTTTTCCAGCGACTTCGAGGCGATCTCGTAGACATCGCGCGACAGGTTCGGCTTCGCCAGCACCCGACGCAACTCGGCTTTCATCTTTTCCTGCCGGGCCGCGTCAAACCGCCGCCAGCGCCCCAGCGGCGCGAGCAGTCTTGCCGCCACCTGCGGATTGATCGGCTCCAGTTCCAGCATGCGGTCGGCATGGAAGGCATAGCCCGAGCCATCGGCGGCGTGATAGCGCAGCGCATTGGCGGTAAACGCCCCGATCAGCGAGCGCACCTTGTTCGGCTTCTGCATCGAGAAAGCCGGATGTGTCAGCAGCGACCGTACATTCTCCAGCGTCTCGGGAAGCGTCGAGATCGCCTGCAGCATGAGCCATTTGTCCAGCACCAGCGCATCGTCGGCGAAGCGCTGGTAGAAATCGGCCAGCGCCGCCTCGCGTTCAGGGCCGGCGATGTCGACCAGCAGACGAAGGGCTGCCGCGCGGTCGGTCATGTTGTCGGCTTTTGAATACTGGTCATGGATCAGGCGGCGCAGGCCGGCGTCTTCATCGGCCTGTTCCGACAGGTACGACAAAGCCGCATTCTTCAGCGCGCGCCGGCCGGCCGAGGTTGAATCCGGGCTGTAGGTGCCGGGCGTCGTGTTGCGGCTGTAAATGTCTTCAAGCTGCTTGCGGTATGTCCGCACGATTTCCAGCCGGAGCGCGCGGCGTGCCGCATGAATGCCGTCCACATCCACCACGGCCATGCGGTCGGCGATATAGTCCTCGCTGGGCAGCGTGATGGCTTCAGCGACGAAGGCCTGCTCTAGCTTGTCGTCACGCAGTGTCAGACCGATGGCCTCAATGAAGGCCGGATCGAACGGCTTGGCCGGATTGGCGACGCGGGCGAGCAGCAGCTCGGTGGCATATTGCTGGCCGGCCTCCCAGCGCGCGAAGGCATCACTGTCATGCGCCATCAGGAAGGCCTGCGCCTCGCCCGGCTGCTTCGCTTTCACGACCACCGGCGCTGAGAAGCCACGATTAAGCGAGATCGCCTTCGGTTTGGGCACGCCCTTGAATTTGAAGGTCTGCGTCGGCGCCGTGACATTCAGCATACCGGGCCGCGGCATCGCGGCAGTATCCGCTTTCAACGCGATGTCACGACCCTGTGCATCCAGCAGGCCGATGCCGAACGGCATCTGCACCGGCTGCTTGTCGGGCTGGCCCGGCGTCGGTGGCACAACCTGCGTCACCGTCAGTTCGTAATCGCCGCTCCCGGGATCATAGCTGCCCTCGACCACCACTTCCGGCGTGCCGGCCTGGCTGTACCAGCGCTGGAACTGCGAGAGGTCAACTTTGTTGGCGTCGGCCATGGCGGCGACGAACTGGTCGCAGGTCGCGGCTTCGCCATCATGGCGCTCGACATAGAGCTTCATGCCCTTCTGGAAGCCGTCCTCACCCAGCATGGTATGGATCATGCGGATGACTTCGGAACCCTTCTCGTAGACCGTCGCCGTATAGAAATTGTCGATGGCGATGTAGCTGTCGGGCCGGATCGGATGCGCGAGAGGTCCTGCGTCTTCCGGGAACTGGCGGCCGCGCAAGAGGCGCACATCCTGGATGCGCTTGACCGGGCGCGAACGCATATCGGAGGTGAATTCCTGGTCGCGGAAGACGGTGAGGCCTTCCTTCAGGCTGAGCTGGAACCAGTCGCGGCAGGTGATGCGGTTGCCGGTCCAGTTATGGAAATACTCATGCGCCACCACCGCCTCGATGCCGGCATAGTCGGTGTCGGTGGCGGTTTCGTGGTCGGCCAGAATGTATTTGTCGTTGAAGACATTCAGGCTCTTGTTTTCCATCGCGCCCATATTGAAGTCGCTGACGGCCACAATGTTGAACAGGTCGAGGTCGTATTCCAGATCGAAGCGCGTCTCGTCCCAGCGCATCGAACGCTTCAACGCATCCATCGCGTAAGCCGTGCGCTCCACCTTGCCATGCTCGACAAAAATCCGCAGCGCCACCTTGCGGCCGCTGCGAGTGACGAATTCATCCTCGTTGACGGCAAGGTCACCGGCGACCAGCGCGAAGAGATAGCAGGGCTTCGGGAAGGGGTCGTGCCAGACGGCATAATGCCGGCCATCCGACAAACCGCCCTCTTCCACCAGATTTCCGTTCGACAGCAACACCGGGTTGGCCTTTTTGTCGCCACGAATAGTGACGCGATAGGTCGACATTACATCGGGCCGGTCGGGGAAATAGGTGATGCGGCGGAAGCCCTGCGCCTCGCATTGTGTGCAATAGACACCGCTCGACTGATACAGACCCGACAGATGCGTGTTGCCCTTCGGATTGATCCTGGTCTCGATTTCCAGCGTGAAGGCCGAGGACGGCACGGTGGCGATGGTCAGGCCGTGTTCGTCCGCCGTGTAATCGGCCGGCAACAGCTTGCGGCCATCAATGACGACCGACAGCAGTTCGATATCTTCGCCATCCAGCTTGAGTGCCGCGCCGGCGCTTTGGGGCGCAACCGCCAGCTTCGACTTGACCCGCGTCGCCTCGGGCTGCAGGTCGAATTCCAGCTCCACCGTCTCGATGCGGAAATCGGGGGCGCGATAATCCTTGCGATGGATCGCGGTCGGCTGCGCGGTCATGGAGTCACCCTAGATGTCATAAACCTCGCGCACGCCGGGCAGCACGCGGATCTGGTGGCGCGTTGCCGGGTTGATGGCGAAGGTTTCCTTCAGCTTGATATCGGCTTCGATGTCGGGCTTGCCGGCCTCGTCGATCTGCAGACCGAGCATCACCTGTCCCCTGCCCTTGCCGGCCTTGTCGAGCAGGGTGCGAATCTGCGCCAGCGGGCGGTCGTCCTCGATCAGGATCTTGATCCCGGCGGCGGCGCGCGCCGCCACGTCATCCAGCTTCTCGATCTTCTGCGCGCTGAGCCGCGGCTGCTCGCCATCGGCACGCGCCGACAGAGTCCAGACCACATTGGTGCCGGCTTCCAGCATGTCGCGGTGCTGCGCGAGGATTTCGGAGAACAACATCACCTCGTACATGCCCGAGGCGTCCGAACACTGCACGAAGGCAAAACGGTTCCCGGTCTTCTGCGAGGTACGCTCCTGCTTGGAGATCACGGTGCCGGCCAGCTTCACGATGCTTTCGCTGGCGCCGATCATTTTCAGCGCCTCGGTGTAGCGCTTCACGCCGACGCGGTTGAGCGTGGCCTGATAGGCATCGAGCGGATGCGCCGACAGATAAAAGCCGATCGCCTCGAATTCCTTGGCGAGCTGGTCCATCGGCGTCCAGATGTCGCCCTCGGGCAGCTTGGGCAGGCGCTCTTCGGTCTTGCCGCCGCCGAACAGGTTCACCTGGTTGGAATTGCGTTCCTCGGCCTTGCTCTGGGCAAAGCGGATCAGGGTTTCGAGTCCTGCGATCACCCTGGCGCG includes:
- a CDS encoding DHA2 family efflux MFS transporter permease subunit, whose amino-acid sequence is MAAPAMPAEGALPKGRMIGYFAMVLGMFMAILDIQIVSSSLTEIQAGLSASADEISWVQTSYLIAEVIMIPFSGYLSRLLSTRVLFTISAASFTLASIGCAMATNLETMIVLRALQGFLGGAMIPTVFATTYMIFPRNKMAGATVIIGLVATLAPTIGPTLGGYLTQLFSWHWLFLINIVPGIAVIALVWSFMDIDKPDYSLIKGFDYSGLIGLALFLGSLEYVLEEGTRKDWFADEAMRWFALASFIGALVFFWRSLTYRNPIVDLKAFRNRNFATGCLFSLTIGVGLYGLVYLLPLYLGRVQGLNSLQIGEIMFITGLAQFCSAPLAGFLARKSPDPRPVLAFGFALLAASTWMMSGLTGDWKFDELLIPQIMRGAALMFCIVPINVIALGTLPQSELKNASGLYNLTRNLGGAFGLAGINTIMTERTNFHWNRMVDFINPGRWEVQQYIDSIAGMFGDRSPADQTQLAIRMLTNKVQGQAYLMSFIDVFFLLSLLFAAAAVAVVLAQKPKQTPAPGDAH
- a CDS encoding TetR/AcrR family transcriptional regulator, with translation MSPKRGRPVDPAKRAAILDTARELFFEHGYGVGLETIAARAGVSRQTIYNLFESKDDLFAAIVQDTSGPITAALAELTPDATPRDVLTALGVSFLTKILSDRAVQFQRLLIGSAASFPTLGPTFYANGPGRGLARLAAYLDRETSAKRLAVSDPVLAAEQFFGMLMGHRSMRRTLRIDGEMPAEEIRRRVDAAVSAFLRAYSP
- the pepN gene encoding aminopeptidase N, whose translation is MTAQPTAIHRKDYRAPDFRIETVELEFDLQPEATRVKSKLAVAPQSAGAALKLDGEDIELLSVVIDGRKLLPADYTADEHGLTIATVPSSAFTLEIETRINPKGNTHLSGLYQSSGVYCTQCEAQGFRRITYFPDRPDVMSTYRVTIRGDKKANPVLLSNGNLVEEGGLSDGRHYAVWHDPFPKPCYLFALVAGDLAVNEDEFVTRSGRKVALRIFVEHGKVERTAYAMDALKRSMRWDETRFDLEYDLDLFNIVAVSDFNMGAMENKSLNVFNDKYILADHETATDTDYAGIEAVVAHEYFHNWTGNRITCRDWFQLSLKEGLTVFRDQEFTSDMRSRPVKRIQDVRLLRGRQFPEDAGPLAHPIRPDSYIAIDNFYTATVYEKGSEVIRMIHTMLGEDGFQKGMKLYVERHDGEAATCDQFVAAMADANKVDLSQFQRWYSQAGTPEVVVEGSYDPGSGDYELTVTQVVPPTPGQPDKQPVQMPFGIGLLDAQGRDIALKADTAAMPRPGMLNVTAPTQTFKFKGVPKPKAISLNRGFSAPVVVKAKQPGEAQAFLMAHDSDAFARWEAGQQYATELLLARVANPAKPFDPAFIEAIGLTLRDDKLEQAFVAEAITLPSEDYIADRMAVVDVDGIHAARRALRLEIVRTYRKQLEDIYSRNTTPGTYSPDSTSAGRRALKNAALSYLSEQADEDAGLRRLIHDQYSKADNMTDRAAALRLLVDIAGPEREAALADFYQRFADDALVLDKWLMLQAISTLPETLENVRSLLTHPAFSMQKPNKVRSLIGAFTANALRYHAADGSGYAFHADRMLELEPINPQVAARLLAPLGRWRRFDAARQEKMKAELRRVLAKPNLSRDVYEIASKSLEN